A window of the Vigna angularis cultivar LongXiaoDou No.4 chromosome 3, ASM1680809v1, whole genome shotgun sequence genome harbors these coding sequences:
- the LOC108324275 gene encoding bZIP transcription factor TGA10, whose amino-acid sequence MASSSVKSTNSTTQLEPLPPHLHHQQPPHHFHHHQIPDQQISFGMMPSSSSHSIPANYLSKDSGAYDLGELDQAFFLYLDGQADPSSVQDQRQNSSSGMRPPPTLNIFPSQPMHAVPPPNSKVSMELPSTHTSGSKRPGSSITKPNPHTELAPSAPEPPKAVKREGNRKGATSSSEQEAPKTPDPKTLRRLAQNREAARKSRLRKKAYVQQLESSRIKLNQLEQELQRARAQGILMGGNALLGGEQGFPMAMTGISSEAAMFDVEYARWLEEHQRLVCELRGAVQEHLHENELRLYVDSCLAHYDQVMNLKSIVAKTDVFHLVFGMWKTPAERCFMWIGGFRPSELIKIILGQIEPLTEQQILGICGLQQSTQEAEEALSQGLDALNQSLSDTLTSDSLWCPPNMTNYMGQMAVAMNKLSTLESFARQADNLRHQTIHRLQQLLTTRQAARCLVAISEYFHRLRALSSLWFTRPRQD is encoded by the exons ATGGCTTCTTCAAGTGTTAAGAGCACCAACTCAACAACTCAACTTGAACCACTCCCCCCACATCTTCATCATCAACAACCACcacatcattttcatcatcatcaaatacCAGACCAACAAATCTCTTTTGGGATGATGCCATCTTCCTCATCACACTCTATCCCTGCAAATTACTT AAGCAAAGATTCTGGAGCTTATGATCTGGGAGAATTGGATCAAGCCTTCTTTTTATATCTTGACGGTCAGGCTGACCCTTCTAGTGTTCAAGACCAAAGAC AGAACTCATCATCAGGAATGAGGCCACCACCAACTCTCAATATTTTCCCATCTCAGCCTATGCACGCAGTGCCACCACCCAATTCCAAG GTTAGCATGGAGTTACCCTCCACGCACACCAGTGGCTCCAAGAGACCAGGGTCATCCATAACCAAGCCCAACCCTCACACCGAATTAGCTCCATCTGCACCTGAACCACCCAAAGCTGTTAAG CGAGAGGGAAATCGCAAGGGAGCAACCTCAAGTTCTGAGCAGGAAGCACCCAAAACACCAGATCCTAAG ACACTGAGAAGACTTGCTCAGAATAGAGAAGCAGCAAGAAAAAGCAGGCTCAGGAAAAAG GCGTACGTTCAGCAGCTAGAGTCAAGTAGAATTAAGCTTAATCAGCTAGAACAAGAGTTGCAGCGTGCAAGAGCTCAA GGCATATTAATGGGTGGAAATGCCCTTCTGGGAGGTGAGCAAGGTTTTCCTATGGCTATGACTGGCATTAGCTCAG AGGCTGCAATGTTTGACGTGGAATATGCGAGATGGTTAGAGGAGCACCAGCGTCTAGTGTGCGAACTAAGAGGTGCAGTGCAAGAACACCTCCATGAAAATGAGCTTCGGTTATATGTGGACAGTTGTTTGGCTCACTACGACCAAGTAATGAACCTGAAGAGCATAGTGGCCAAAACAGACGTATTCCACCTTGTTTTTGGCATGTGGAAGACCCCAGCCGAGCGTTGCTTCATGTGGATTGGTGGTTTCAGACCCTCTGAACTCATCAag ATTATTCTGGGTCAAATCGAGCCTCTCACGGAGCAACAAATACTTGGGATATGTGGGTTGCAACAATCCACACAAGAGGCAGAAGAGGCTCTTTCACAAGGACTCGATGCCCTAAACCAATCTCTCTCGGACACTTTAACATCGGACTCTCTGTGGTGTCCTCCAAATATGACTAACTACATGGGACAGATGGCTGTGGCAATGAACAAACTCTCCACTCTTGAAAGTTTTGCGAGACAG GCTGATAATCTGAGGCACCAAACCATTCACCGTCTGCAGCAACTTCTAACCACGCGCCAGGCAGCAAGGTGTTTGGTGGCCATTTCTGAGTACTTCCATCGTCTTCGAGCTCTCAGTTCTCTCTGGTTCACGCGCCCTCGCCAAGACTAG